The genomic segment CCGGTAGAGGGCGAGGCCCAGGAGTTCGCAGCCGTACTCCCGCAGCGGGTGGTCCTGGACGAACGCCTCCAGTTCGGCCACCGCGATCTCGTGGGCGCCGACGGCGAGCAGGGCCGCGCACCGGCCCTCGACCACCGACAGGCGCAGCTCTTCGAGGCGGGCCACGTCCGGTCGGATGTAGGCGGTGTCGGCCACCTCGGCGTACGCCTGGCCGCGCCACAGGGCCAGCGCCGCCTCGAACTCGTGGACCGCGCTGCGCGCGTCGCCCCGGTCCAGGGCCTGCCAGCCGGCGACGGAGCGTTCGCCGAACCAGTGCACGTCGACCTCCACGACCCGGGTGTCGAGGAGGTAGCCGCGGCCGTAGGTGCGCAGGACCGTCGGCGGGGTCCGGGGGGCACGGTCGGGTTCCAGGACCCGGCGCAGGTTGGCGACGTAGGCCTGGAGGGAGGAGACCGCGGACGGCGGCGGCTGGCCGGCCCACAGTTCCTCGACGATGGTGTCGACCGCCACCGGCCGGCCCACCTTGCCGACCAGCAGCGCGAGCAGGGCGCGCTGCTTGGGTGCGCCGAGGTCGACGAGCCGGCCGTCGACGAAGGCCTCGATGGGGCCGAGGGCGTGGAACTCGGCGAGGGCGCGCGGCGGTGCGGGCGGGCTTGTTCCGCGGGCGCTGACGACGTCTATTTCCGCCAGTTCCTGGTCGGCCACGACGGTGAATTCGGGCTCGGATTCAAGCTCTCTGGCCACGTACACGCGCAGTTCCTCGTTGGTGCGGCGCAGTTCCTGGATCTCGCGTTCCAGCGCCGCTATGCGCCACGCATTCGCATCGGTCGTGTCGTCAGCCATTCGTGAACTCGCCCCCACTCTCAATTGGGCAGGCAATGCTTCGGCCATTGTGCGTGCCCCATGACGCCGAGGGTCTGTTCGACCAGTCAGCGCCAATCGATCCTCCAGCGGGGTTCAAGGTCGATGCCCGACGCTGAGGCGCGGACGGATCGTCAGGATCGACGCGTGGAGGTTTGAATGTCCGGAGCCGCTGATGTCGAGCGCGTGTACGCGGCCATGGAGGAGGCGGCTGGACTGCTGGGCGTGACCTGCGCACGCGAGAAGATCTACCCGCTGCTGACCGAGTTCCAGGACACCCTCACCGACGGTGTCGTCGTCTTCTCCATGGCGAGCGGACGTCGTTCCACCGAGCTGGACTTCAGCATCTCGGTGCCGACCAGCCAGGGCGACCCGTACGCCACCGTGGTGGACAAGGGGCTGTTCCCGGCGACCGGCCACCCCGTGGACGACCTGCTGGCCGACACCCAGAAGCACCTGCCGGTGTCGATGTTCGCCATCGACGGCGAGGTCACGGGCGGATTCAAGAAGACGTACGCGTTCTTCCCGACCGATGACATGCCCGGGGTCGCGCAGCTGAGCGCTATCCCCTCCATGCCGTCGTCCGTGGCGGAGAACGCGGAGCTGTTCGCCCGCTACGGGCTGGACAAGGTCCAGATGACGTCGATGGACTACAAGAAGCGTCAGGTCAACCTGTACTTCAGCGAGCTGAGCCAGCAGACGCTGGCGCCGGAGTCGGTGCTGGCCCTGGTGCGTGAGCTGGGTCTGCACGTGCCGACCGAGCTGGGGCTGGAGTTCTGCAAGCGCTCGTTCTCGGTCTATCCCACGCTCAACTGGGACACCGGCAAGATCGACCGGCTGTGCTTCGCGGTGATCTCCACCGACCCGACGCTGGTGCCGTCCACGGACGAGCGCGACATCGAGCAGTTCCGCGACTACGGCACGAAGGCGCCGTACGCGTACGTCGGCGAGAACCGCACCCTCGTGTACGGGCTGACGCTGTCGCCCACGGAGGAGTACTACAAGCTCGGCGCGTACTACCACATCACCGATATCCAGCGGCGGTTGCTGAAGGCGTTCGACGCGCTGGAGGACTGAGGTCTTTCGGGAACAGGAATAGGGGGCGGCCCATATGGGCCGCCCCCTATTCCTGTTCAGTTAGGTTCAGTTAGTTCAGTTCAGGATGATGATGTCCAGGCCGGTCAGGTCGGCGCGGATGTCGATGTTGGTGATCAGGCCCTCGGCGATGTCGAAGCGGAACACGGCGTGCGGCACGCCTTCGCGGACGTAGGCGAGGCCCGCGGAGCCGTCGATGAGGGCGGGCACCGGCGCCCAGGAGAGCTTGGAGAAGGCGCGGGTGACGGCGTCGGAGCCGCGCATCTCCTCGGTCAGCCCCGCACCCGTCGCCAGGCCGATGCCGGTGGCCATGCCCATCTGCACGGCCGCGTGGTCGGCGCGGACCACGATGTCCGGGGCGAGGATGGCCAGCAGCGCCTCGAAGTCGCCCTCGCGGGACGCGGTGAGGAAGGCGTGCACGAAGTCGGCCTTGCCGGCCTGGGAGGCTTCGCCGGCCGGGTTGCCCGCCGGGGCGGGCGGGGTCTTCGCCGCCGTGTCCACGTCCACGGCCTCCGGCTTGAGGCCCTGGCGCTGGAAGCGGCGGCGGGCCCGGCTGGCCAGCTGGCGGGCCGCGGCCGGGGTGCGGTCGACGATCGGGGCGATCTCCTCGAAGGGCACCGCGAACATGTCGTGCAGGACGAACGCCAGCCGCTCGGCGGGCGTGAGGGTGTCGAGGATGAGGAACATCGCGGCACCGACCGACTCGGCGAGCAGCGCCTCCTGCTCGGGGTCGGCCGACTCCGCCTCCCGGTGGGGGACGTGGTCGGTCTCGGGGGCGTCCACGAGGTCCTCGCGGCGCGACTTGCGGGACTGGAGCATGTTCAGCGACACCCGGGCCACGATGGTGGTGAGCCAGCCGCTCATGTTCTCCACCTCGCTGGCGTCCGAGCGGGTCACCCGCAGCCAGGCTTCCTGGACGGCGTCGTCGGCCTCCGCCATGGATCCGAGCACCCGGTAGGCCACCGCGCGCAGCCGGGGGCGGTCGGTCTCGAATCGGGCGGCCAGCCATTCGTTTTCGTTCATCAGGTCGCTTCCTCCCAGCAGAGCCTCGCCTGTGTGACAGGCCGCGGCGGGCAAATGTGACGGGCCGCCGACGGAATCCGGCACACATGTGCTGGACGATCCCCTGCCGTACGGTCTTGATTCACTTGAGGCGGTGGGTGCCCGGTGCTCCACGGAGGCCGGAATACATGCTTCCGAAGGGTCGGGAAAGGGGCCTCGCGACTCCCGCGCGGATCGGTGAACGCGCTGGTCAGACGGGGTGTGGCAGGGGGCGTCCTGACCCCTGCCTGAAGCGGGCGGGAGTACGCCTGGAGTCTGGCTCGGGTATGCCTAACAGGCACTTGGCTCGGCTCCTCAGCGCGTGTCACTATTTTCGCACCCCTCGCCTGCCCGAAAACAGCAAGAGGCAACGGACCGAGGGTCGTTCGCCGGTTCCCGCAGGTCGATTCCAGACCCTGCGCACCTGACAGCCGACGGTATCTCCGGACAGCCGAAGTCCTTTCCCGGACTCTCCCGGCCTCATCGCTCTGTTCACGTGCTTCGCCGTGATCGCCTTCCCTGTCCGGCACCCCTGCCACTGAACCATCCGAGGCTCGTCGCCGCCAGCCGCGACCGCTCGGTCTTGAGGCACCT from the Streptomyces sp. NBC_00663 genome contains:
- a CDS encoding AfsR/SARP family transcriptional regulator gives rise to the protein MADDTTDANAWRIAALEREIQELRRTNEELRVYVARELESEPEFTVVADQELAEIDVVSARGTSPPAPPRALAEFHALGPIEAFVDGRLVDLGAPKQRALLALLVGKVGRPVAVDTIVEELWAGQPPPSAVSSLQAYVANLRRVLEPDRAPRTPPTVLRTYGRGYLLDTRVVEVDVHWFGERSVAGWQALDRGDARSAVHEFEAALALWRGQAYAEVADTAYIRPDVARLEELRLSVVEGRCAALLAVGAHEIAVAELEAFVQDHPLREYGCELLGLALYRAGRQADALAVLRTNQRRLADELGIDPRPALRRLEQQILTQSASLDWHPAPHPSAATRRPPEVPDRRSVRRPPTHRDHLPRPDFFRSSQLAEL
- a CDS encoding aromatic prenyltransferase produces the protein MSGAADVERVYAAMEEAAGLLGVTCAREKIYPLLTEFQDTLTDGVVVFSMASGRRSTELDFSISVPTSQGDPYATVVDKGLFPATGHPVDDLLADTQKHLPVSMFAIDGEVTGGFKKTYAFFPTDDMPGVAQLSAIPSMPSSVAENAELFARYGLDKVQMTSMDYKKRQVNLYFSELSQQTLAPESVLALVRELGLHVPTELGLEFCKRSFSVYPTLNWDTGKIDRLCFAVISTDPTLVPSTDERDIEQFRDYGTKAPYAYVGENRTLVYGLTLSPTEEYYKLGAYYHITDIQRRLLKAFDALED
- a CDS encoding sigma-70 family RNA polymerase sigma factor; amino-acid sequence: MNENEWLAARFETDRPRLRAVAYRVLGSMAEADDAVQEAWLRVTRSDASEVENMSGWLTTIVARVSLNMLQSRKSRREDLVDAPETDHVPHREAESADPEQEALLAESVGAAMFLILDTLTPAERLAFVLHDMFAVPFEEIAPIVDRTPAAARQLASRARRRFQRQGLKPEAVDVDTAAKTPPAPAGNPAGEASQAGKADFVHAFLTASREGDFEALLAILAPDIVVRADHAAVQMGMATGIGLATGAGLTEEMRGSDAVTRAFSKLSWAPVPALIDGSAGLAYVREGVPHAVFRFDIAEGLITNIDIRADLTGLDIIILN